In a single window of the Osmerus eperlanus chromosome 2, fOsmEpe2.1, whole genome shotgun sequence genome:
- the LOC134034362 gene encoding trinucleotide repeat-containing gene 6B protein-like isoform X4, translated as MEDKKKKKEDKKKREASQKVLSASVTEQKIKVPESSKPPSTQTPATPGSVSPSPGPAPPSSPCPAAGVAVPPAGNNAKRAAVANGQPPSSGTQPPQQQRYMPREVPPRFRCQQDQKVLLKRGQPPLSSMLLGGGSGRGATPPLHGDAAGATDPNLASSSSSPPHSSSSSSSVAASSPTTTTTSTYANSTWGAGSGSQPPSQGWEKVIVDGSDLEEWPSIVARARVSPEGGEGAELDGPNSSSASWSERSVQQPKGGGGGVSGTGSGSSESPSPPRSSPLSASSSLNECVPSGAAWGAPPAQAAGAGGVVEGGPAAATALYNSKVSPLPGSQEGPGGVSSGGGLGANFHPNANPSAWPALVQDGTPAGVVGGATEGGSPSSSSSITPSSFSASTAQPLPSVNPSGHRQQHLLQDRPTSDAEQHWGGGLGPEMGVGGPGPKTGGVDGIMDCGAGGGGSGNLSGSSSSSSSTSSSWRAMPPPSSSDLNTGASKTDGWGGGGGGAQGQEGSVWGFSSHGDKAGSAGDKGWGRGNEGSSNTPAVSQGAWDRGPEGEYGSAGVGGGSGNLATGSSGGGRGGSSSNSSSSGASGGGGGVGGGGGVSQDSASPTFATMTRAWDNQKPVEAVEGGVEEWGGQGGGGGVGGGSRAGSGDPNNQQEHSSHRHRSQPGPNAEVALQSMLSRTDLDPRVLSNTGWGQTQIRQNVAWDLEARSGGGGGRSDGCSSSSSTSSSSTMNTGRGPTYPPNTGSKTTDPSAGAHMAHTNQGLGPGPARDGWEGGGGAPQPGRAPLPGANSMRKPGSLGEEPEGKSAGGWGDVGPSEGPGKGWGSEDQEWAGDRRGGGGGGVARGNWREFGEQGSGGGGGGRSGWGGNQEEKGTVGWKEMGRGEGGGWGQRGGGGGERGGGGGERGGGGGERGGGGGGDWGQRDAKPVSGGGWSDGRGRGGSNSDDSSWGKMDEGGPQRGWGGGGDRGGGDRGGGDRGGGDRGGGDRGGGDRGGGDRGGGDMGGKGHQDWGGGKPHTAQIPNSQAASLKAPNQQQHQSQTQQPPPGSMQGGWGRSGGPQPQSQNQSPGWIVGPIPQIPGEALEPSGWEEPSPQSISRKMEIDDGTSAWGDPTRYNNKNVNLWDKNSASPGQTQPLQGQAQQAPPPQQQQPPPRRQQGIPPNRDANPATAPGMGPGMWGGSSNMAGQSVDNGTAAWGQSTEPAGWGDPEDPSKAGGWRNPSPNPVKSVSKSVGEGWGKGEGSVSASRNPSWEDEDDGGGVWNSAGQQGSNSSYNSVGWNQGHGGKRGNIKGGGGENWLNPMNRQFSNMGLLGDDPSVDKKLDGDRRGMSDYNGEMRRGGRGGAYRMTSSKEPGDMGPYGDKVAGHGVYGGGSGGMPPPRGIPQPGMHPINPSQGLRAQVPHQFLSPQVPGPMLKQMPSPGSGVGGVGGVGGVGAGVFPPQLSPQQIAVLSNIYPHVQQFHLACQLLLQQQQQQQQQQQQQLLQNQRKFPQPQPLRQQADPQQLARIMAILQQQRQQQGGVGGGGVGSSKLSPSHLGGSQSKQPMGDSLSHTGGGGPLSDLHAKSQGMYSGLAPGGSLSGLELGSMMGGVGGMKDGGGQQSRFKWMMEGHSPAPSPPDTAHHKNGPLPNPIKARGGSPYSQYELLGGEGLGMPPQCPSDWQRTPGSKMSTKTGTSSWPPEFQPGVPWKGIPSADPESDPYMTPGSVLGSPGPPSLNDSDHQLLRDNTGPNPSLNTSLPLPGAWPYSASDSPLGNAHSTAKYSDYKPSWPPEPIGHNKLWKTNRNSSQLPRPPPGLTSQKQASPSPWGSGGPRLASSWGGGRGSQDSQSRFGPGSAWSDGTASRGSCWLLLSNLTPQIDGSTLRTICMQHGPLLTFHLGLTQGSALIRYSTRQEAAKAQGALHMCVLGNTTILAEFVSEEDVARYFAHSQAGGAEGAGPGVTVGSGQGSSGPGAAVASSGGSSPGSERGGGTTTGGNGGGGGGGVLGSVGSSSSGWQSLDGTISSPEVPAAQGPGLGVFAQWSTNGAGDGGGGLGGGESSRAGLWGGVTPGYSGSSLWGTPQMEDRHQMGSPAALLPGDLLGGGADSI; from the exons ATGGAAgacaagaaaaagaagaaagaggatAAAAAGAAAAGGGAAGCCTCCCAGAAGGTACTGTCTGCCTCG GTGACTGAACAGAAAATCAAAG TGCCAGAATCAAgcaagcccccctccacccagacgCCAGCCACCCCAGGCTCAGTGTCCCCTAGCCCtggccctgctcctccctcgtCCCCCTGCCCAGCAGCCGGGGTCGCGGTCCCTCCGGCCGGGAACAATGCAAAGCGGGCTGCTGTGGCCAACGgacagcccccctcctctggaACTCaacccccccagcagcagcgcTACATGCCCCGGGAGGTGCCCCCGCGATTTCGCTGCCAGCAGGACCAGAAAGTGCTACTGAAGAGGGGCCAGCCCCCGCTGTCCTCcatgctgctgggaggaggcaGTGGGAGGGGAGCCACCCCCCCGCTGCATGGAGATGCAGCCGGAGCCACAG ATCCCAACCTGGCTTCATCCTCATCGTCACCCCCTCACtcgtcatcatcctcatcttcagTTGCTGCTTCTTctcctactactactactacttcaACTTATGCAAATTCCACATGGGGGGCGGGCTCTGGCAGCCAGCCCCCTTCTCAGGGCTGGGAGAAGGTGATTGTGGACGGGTCTGACCTGGAGGAGTGGCCTAGCATCGTGGCCAGGGCCAGAGTGAGCcccgagggaggggagggagcggaGCTGGACGGCCCGAACAGCAGCAGTGCCTCGTGGAGTGAGAGAAGCGTCCAACAGccgaaaggaggaggaggaggagtatctGGAACGGGATCCGGGAGCTCCGAGAGTCCCTCTccgcctcgctcctctcctctgtccgcCTCGTCTTCGCTCAATGAATGTGTGCCGTCCGGCGCCGCGTGGGGCGCCCCCCCGGCCCAGGCAGCCGGGGCCGGGGGGGTTGTTGAGGGTGGGCCGGCAGCAGCAACAGCTCTCTACAATTCCaaagtctcccctctccctggctctcaGGAGGGCCCCGGGGGGGTCAGCAGCGGTGGGGGCCTCGGTGCCAACTTCCACCCCAACGCCAACCCCTCCGCCTGGCCCGCCCTGGTGCAGGATGGGACCCCGGCGGGGGTCGTCGGAGGTGCGACCGAGGGAGGGTCGccgtcatcctcatcctcaatcACACCTTCATCTTTCTCTGCCAGCACCGCTCAACCTCTCCCCTCTGTGAATCCATCCGGCCACCGTCAGCAGCACCTGCTCCAGGACAGGCCTACCTCGGACGCGGAGCAGCACTGGGGAGGGGGACTGGGGCCGGAGATGGGAGTAGGTGGACCGGGACCAAAAACTGGAGGTGTAGATGGTATAATGGACtgtggggcaggaggaggagggagtgggaatCTCTCTGGCTCatcatcttcttcctcttcaactTCCTCATCGTGGAGAGCGAtgcctccgccctcctcctccgaccTCAACACAGGTGCCTCTAAGACTGacgggtggggaggaggagggggaggtgctcaggggcaggaggggagtgtgtggggcTTCAGCAGCCATGGCGACAAGGCAGGGTCGGCGGGAGACAAAGGGTGGGGAAGAGGCAACGAGGGTAGCTCAAATACCCCAGCGGTATCTCAGGGAGCTTGGGACAGAGGCCCAGAGGGGGAGTATGGGTCGGCAGGTGTCGGAGGAGGTTCCGGTAACTTAGCAACGGGAAGTAGCGGAGGAGGTCGAGGCgggagcagcagcaacagcagcagcagcggagctagcggtggaggaggaggagtaggaggaggaggcggggttTCCCAGGACTCTGCATCTCCGACGTTTGCGACTATGACAAGAGCTTGGGACAATCAGAAGCCAGTGGaagctgtggagggaggggtagaggagtggggaggccagggaggaggaggaggggtggggggaggctcCAGGGCGGGGAGCGGTGACCCGAACAATCAGCAGGAGCACTCCAGCCACCGCCACCGCTCTCAACCGGGCCCCAACGCTGAAGTGGCCTTACAGAGCATGCTCAGTCGCACCGACCTTGACCCCAGGGTGTTGTCCAACACCGGGTGGGGGCAGACCCAGATCCGTCAGAATGTGGCCTGGGACCTGGAAGCGcgatcaggaggaggaggggggagaagtgaTGGATGCAGTTCATCCTCGTCTACTTCCTCGTCATCCACCATGAACACCGGTCGTGGGCCGACTTACCCCCCGAACACAGGTTCAAAGACTACTGATCCATCTGCTGGGGCCCACATGGCCCACACAAACCAGGGTCTAGGCCCTGGTCCAGCCAGGGatggctgggagggtggaggcggtGCTCCGCAGCCAGGCCGTGCACCACTGCCTGGGGCCAACAGCATGCGGAAACCTGGATCCCTCGGAGAAGAACCAGAAGGCAAGAgtgctggaggctggggtgacGTTGGGCCGTCTGAGGGGCCAGGAAAAGGCTGGGGGAGCGAGGATCAAGAGTGGGCTGGTGAccgtagaggaggtggaggtggaggagttgcAAGGGGTAACTGGAGAGAGTTTGGAGAACAgggtagtggaggaggaggaggtggtcgaAGTGGCTGGGGAGGAAatcaggaggagaaagggacagTGGGTTGGAAGGAgatgggaagaggggaaggtggaggttggggacagagaggaggaggtgggggagagagaggaggaggtgggggagagagaggaggaggtgggggagagagaggaggaggtgggggaggagactgGGGGCAGAGAGATGCCAAGCCAGTAAGTGGTGGAGGATGGTCAGATGGGAGGGGCCGAGGTGGAAGCAACTCCGACGACAGTTCCTGGGGTAAAATGGATGAGGGAGGCCCACAGAGAggttggggaggtggaggagaccgagggggaggagaccgagggggaggagaccgagggggaggagaccgagggggaggagaccgagggggaggagaccgagggggaggagaccgagggggaggagacatggGTGGAAAAGGCCACCAGGACTGGGGGGGCGGGAAGCCGCACACAGCACAGATACCAAACAGCCAAGCGGCATCACTTAAAGCCCCAAATCAACAGCAGCACCAATCACAGACCCAACAGCCACCACCAGGGTCCatgcaggggggctggggccgCTCCGGAGGACCCCAACCCCAGAGCCAGAACCAAAGCCCGGGCTGGATCGTCGGCCCCATCCCCCAGATCCCTGGAGAAGCCCTGGAGCCCAGCGGCTGGGAGGAGCCCTCCCCTCAGTCCATCAGCCGCAAGATGGAGATTGACGACGGGACGTCTGCGTGGGGCGACCCCACTCGCTACAACAACAAGAATGTCAACCTGTGGGACAAGAACAGTGCCTCCCCTGGCCAGACGCAGCCACTGCAAGGCCAGGCCCagcaggctccgccccctcagcagcagcagccgccgCCCAGGAGACAGCAGGGGATCCCACCCAACAGGGACGCCAACCCCGCCACCGCTCCCGGCATGG GCCCAGGTATGTGGGGAGGGAGCAGCAACATGGCAGGACAATCTGTAGACAACGGCACGGCTGCCTGGGGCCAGTCCACCGAGCCCGCGGGCTGGGGCGACCCTGAGGACCCCAGCAAGGCCGGCGGCTGGAGGAACCCCTCGCCCAACCCCGTCAAGTCTG TCTCCAAGTCggtgggggagggctggggcaaGGGGGAGGGCTCTGTGTCCGCCTCCCGGAACCCCAGCTGGGAGGACGAGGACGACGGGGGCGGGGTCTGGAACAGCGCGGGCCAGCAGGGCAGTAACTCCTCCTACAACTCAGTCGGCTGGAACCAAGGCCACGGGGGCAAGAGAGGCAACATCAAG ggtggaggaggagagaactgGTTGAATCCTATGAACCGCCAGTTCTCCAACATGGGCCTTCTG GGCGACGACCCGAGTGTGGACAAGAAGCTGGACGGCGATCGGAGGGGGATGAGCGACTACAACGGAGAGATGcggcgaggagggagagggggagcataCCGTATGACCAGTTCCAAAGAGCCTGGAGACATGGGGCCTTACGGTGACAAG GTGGCGGGTCACGGTGTGTACGGAGGCGGCAGCGGAGGGATGCCCCCGCCACGGGGGATACCCCAGCCTGGCATGCACCCCATCAACCCCTCCCAGGGGCTCCGTGCCCAAGTGCCTCATCAGTTCCTGTCCCCTCAG gTGCCAGGCCCCATGCTGAAGCAGATGCCGTCTCCGGGCAGCGgcgtggggggggtgggaggtgtggggggcgTGGGGGCAGGGGTGTTCCCCCCTCAGCTGTCCCCCCAGCAGATAGCAGTGCTCAGTAACATCTACCCCCACGTTCAACAGTTCCACCTG GCTTGTCAGCTCCTgctacagcaacaacaacagcagcagcagcagcagcagcagcagctcctgcAGAACCAGAGGAAgttcccccagccccagcctctccgtcagcaggcagacccccagCAG ctggccAGGATCATGGCCATCctgcagcagcagagacagcagcagggcggcgtgggaggagggggagtcggGAGCTCCAAACTGTCCCCGTCTCATCTGGGGGGGTCTCAGTCCAAGCAGCCCATGGGAGACTCCCTGTCGCACACCGGCGGGGGGGGCCCCTTGTCAGACCTTCATGCCAAATCACAGGGGATGTACTCCG gtcTGGCCCCCGGGGGCAGCTTGTCAGGCCTGGAGCTGGGCTCCatgatggggggggtggggggcatgaAGGACGGAGGGGGGCAGCAGTCCCGCTTCAAGTGGATGATGGAGGGccactcccctgccccctctcctccagacacaGCCCATCACAAGAACG gtcctcTGCCCAACCCCATCAAAGCCCGGGGTGGTTCCCCGTACTCCCAGTATGAGCTGCTGGGGGGCGAGGGCCTGGGGATGCCCCCCCAGTGCCCCTCAGACTGGCAGCGGACCCCAGGGAGCAAGATGAGCACCAAGACTGGCACCTCCAGTTGGCCTCCAG AGTTCCAGCCAGGCGTGCCCTGGAAGGGGATCCCGAGCGCCGACCCGGAGTCTGACCCCTACATGACCCCCGGCAGTGTGCTGGGCTCCCCCGGACCGCCCAGCCTCAACGACTCAGACCACCAGTTACTGCGAGacaacacag GGCCGAACCCTTCCCTCAACACCTCGCTGCCTTTACCAGGTGCCTGGCCCTACAGTGCCTCAGACAGCCCCCTCGGCAACGCACATAGCACAG CAAAGTACTCCGACTACAAGCCCAGCTGGCCCCCTGAGCCCATTGGACACAACAAGCTGTGGAAGACCAATCGCAACAGCTCCCAGCTGCCACGCCCCCCTCCGGGCCTCACCAGTCAGAAGCAGGCCTCGCCCTCCCCATGGGGCAGTGGAGGCCCGCGATTGGCCAGCAGCTGGGGCGGAGGCAGGGGCAGTCAGGACTCTCAGTCCAGATTTGGGCCAG GCTCGGCGTGGAGTGATGGCACGGCCTCCAGGGGCAGCTGCTGGCTGCTGCTTAGCAACCTGACCCCTCAG ATTGATGGCTCTACCTTGAGGACTATCTGCATGCAGCATGGCCCCCTGCTGACCTTTCACCTCGGCCTGACCCAGGGCAGCGCTCTGATTCGCTACAGcaccagacaggaagcagcCAAGGCCCAGGGTGCACTGCACAT GTGCGTCCTGGGCAACACCACAATCCTGGCGGAGTTTGTGAGCGAGGAGGACGTGGCTCGCTATTTTGCACATTCCCAggcgggaggggcagagggggccgGCCCGGGGGTCACGGTAGGGTCGGGTCAGGGGTCATCGGGGCCGGGCGCGGCCGTGGCCAGCAGCGGAGGCAGCTCCCCGGGGAGTGAGCGAGGCGGAGGAACGACTACGGGTGGaaacggaggaggaggcggaggaggagttcTAGGTAGTGTGGGCTCATCCAGCTCCGGCTGGCAAAGTCTGGATGGTACGATCAGCTCCCCGGAGGTGCCGGCGGCCCAAGGACCTGGTCTGGGCGTCTTCGCCCAGTGGAGCACCAACGGGGCtggggacgggggaggggggctggggggaggggagtcgAGCAGGGCAGGGCTCTGGGGTGGGGTGACGCCTGGGTACTCCGGCAGCAGTCTGTGGGGCACACCCCAAATGGAGGACAGGCACCAAATGGGCAGCCCCGCCGCCCTGTTGCCTGGCGACCTTCTGGGTGGAGGGGCTGACTCCATCTGA